The following is a genomic window from Natator depressus isolate rNatDep1 chromosome 17, rNatDep2.hap1, whole genome shotgun sequence.
TTGTCAGGAACAAGTCTGGGAGCCAGGCTcagaggcaggaaagcaggaaatAGGGGAACTAAAGAATGAGCCACAACAGTGCACCTGTGATGCTGGGTCACTGATGCCCCATGGAGGAGAGAGTGCAGCGGTATTGTCACACCAGAGGGCTGGGGGATGAGGCATCAGCAGGGCTTTGAGGGAAGGATTGGCTACTGTTGCAGCCATTAACGGAGCAGCGCTGCCAGTGTTTACACTATTCTTGTGTTGTGATTTGAGTCCATTTTTTCCAGGCTCCTTATGATGAGGTGAGACGCTGCAGCTGGCTCAGTTACTCTGGCTCAGCTGTTGGCCCCTGGACCGAGGTGAAATCCCTCTCCCTGCAGAAGCAAGCACCCATGGCCTCCTGCCCCATCAGTGTGATAAGGGGGTGGGGTATATAATCCAGGCAGTCCCCAGGGAAGTGGAAAGGCAGGGGAAGGAAGGCGGGAGCTTGCCTGGGGAAGGGGTAGGAGAGGTGCAGGGGGCAGGCACTGGAGCTACCTGTTTGGGAGTGGATGGAGAGGATGGGACTTTGTGGGCTAGAAGGAGAGAGCGGGAAGGCCTGCTGCCAGGGTCTGGGAGGTGAGGATGGAAAGCTGCTGGGGCTGATGTTTTGCTGGGGGGCTAGGAGGGGGACTGCTGTGTTGCAGAGAGCATGAGGGGGAGCCTGGGCTCAGCTAGGGGTAGGGGCAGAAGGTCAGGAGGAGACAGGCTTTGCCACCAGGGGAAATTAcctgcctgcccccgccccagcatGTCATTTAGTAAAGCAAAGCCCCCGCTCCCTTGGGAAACATGACAAAGGAGTTGTAGTTAACTAGGTGCCTGCAAATGCCCTCGTGAGCGTGAAAATGGCATGAGCAGGGTGCCCTGCAGCGTGTGCCCAGGGAGAATTcggggggtgcaggagaggggctgAGGGGAGCGGGGAAGGGGAAGCTGCTGGGTGGGCTGGAGCGGCTGGTGGATAGTGGTGGGGatgtgaatggggcaggggcactggggggcaggggctcatGAGTGGGGAATGGAAAAGGTAGGGGAGGGGCGAAGGGGAGCAGCGGGGCAGGtgtcaggggctgggggaagcagggaatggggagcccctggtgtgggggctgggagagatgggagggaatgggggaggcCAAGGCAGGAGCCCTAGGGACGGGGAGGGAATGAGTCCCAGGTTGGAACATTTCAATGAACAAGAAGCTGCCCTGAGTGAAGGACAGGAACCTCCTCCaatgggaggcttcccatggagCAGGCGGGGAAGCGGGGAGAAGCTGTGCTGGGGGTGTCGCTGTGTGAGGGGCAGTGACACCCCCACACACGGTGCCCAGAgccacagggtgggggcaggaggctgcagccagggagggGGAAACAGGGTTCTCTGAGCTGCCCAGGCAGGGGGGGAGATTAGAGCCCCCTGGGGCAGTGCCCCTGCCCCatgctcagggttggggcaggggtaggATCTTGGGAGCAGTCACTGCCCtgaggaggaagggctgggttagtcaggaccccccacccctcagtgcTGGGCAGGCCCAGGTACCCGGGGGTGGTGGTTGGGGTTTGGTACCCAGGCGGGTTGGTATTCCTCAGTATTCGGCAGGCCTAGGTACCCAGAGGAGATTGGGGTTCCTCAGTGTTGGGGAGGCCCAGATACCCGGGGCGGGGAGGTGTTGGTGTCCCTCAATGCTGGGCAGGTCTAGGTACCCCCCGGGGGTGGGTTGGGGTCCCTCAGTGCTGCCAGGCCCAGGTACCTGGGGTGGTGGTAGTTGGGGTTTGGTACCCAGGGAGGTTGGTATTTCTCAGTATTGGGCAGGCCCAGGTACCTGGGGAGGGGTTAGGGTCCCTCAGGGCTGGTCAGGCCCAGATAcccgggcagggggttggggtttgcTAGCCAGGGGGTTGGTATTCCTCAGTGTTGGGCAGGCCCAGGTACCCAGATGGAACTGGGATCACCCAGTGCTCGGCTGGCCCAGGTACCCAGGAgaagtgtgtggggtggggtcagaTTTAATTCCACCAGCCCCGCTGCGAACATGCTTCACACACACTAGCAGCCTCAATTTAGACAGCAGAAATGGGGGCTAAtgcttctccccaccctccagcaacAACGGAGGGGTGACGGTGGCTACTGGAACAGCAGGCAGAGgtccccacctccttcccaccTCCAAAGACACCTTTGAGGTAAGTCACACAGcaaggatggaggaggaggcaaAGAGGACAGAGGGGTTAATTAGCTTCTCTCCAAACACTAATCCCCTTTGGCTCTCTCTCAGCTCTCCAGACAAACTCCCTTCTACAGGACGAATAGACATGGTAGCTGTGCTGGGCCGAGTTAACCCACTAACCTGCACGTCTCAGTCTCAAGGTTGGTCTCTGCCTAGCCTCTCAGCCTCAGCTGGTGACACTTACTGTGTCAGAGAGAATAAATGCTTATAGCTTGGCTATGCCACAAATGAGAAATATGATTGTCCTCTGAAAGGATTTGAAGTCCAAACACCAAAGATGGAGAGTGGCACAAGGCCCTGTATGTAGAAAGGATGGGACAAAACTAAGGAAAGGAGAATTGAGGCTTACTATCACAAAAcccttcctgacagtgagatgtATCTAGCATGAAACAGCTTCTTCCAGGGAAGTTGTGGCACTCCATCATTTACGCATTAATGGTTGGGTAAAAGCACTTGTGAATGTTCTGTAAAAGCAGTTCTATGTCAGGCCTCGGGCTGGGACTGAAACATGTGACAAGCTTGTTACCATAGAAGTCAGAGGTGAAAACAAAACTAGGATGGGATATTCCCATCACCACCACCTGATTTCTATGATAAACTTGTGACATATTTCATCCTCTGGCTGAGCGGGGCCACACTGCTGATTATGTCATTCACTATGCCCTTGCATCTTCCATTTGTCCCCCTGATGTTGTTGCACGTTCCCCGAGTTCCTCTGAAGTTGGGGACTCTGTGGATGACTGTTTCCCCCTTCAGGAACTATGTGACAGTGAACACAAGGGACACAAAGGAATTTCTAAATCAATCACCCTTTACTCACAGATAAAGCACTAGAGAGCTACAGATCTATGGAAACTAACAAAAACCcacaagcagaattttttttccagtgttcaCACTACTCACAGAGCCCTTTGGGTTTCGATAATTCctttcagggtcccaggaccctccTTTCCTTCGCTCCCCTACCTGCCACCCACTGTACTGCCTTGCCTTCTGGGCCTGATAGCCTCTCTCAGAAATTGCTGATGGGAGAGGCTTCCTTTTCTAATGTCCCAGTGCCCCCCATCAGGTGACTCTCAGTGGCTTCAAGTCCCTTGTCAACTGATACATTACTTGATTACAAGCCCACCTGGGAGCTCTGGTTCCCCTAGGAAGTAGGCTGCTTGCTGTCCTAGGGTGCTTCCATTTGATGGGAGAACCACCAGGTTAACCACTCTTGTTGCTCTGCATTGTTAGCCATGTGCTAACACTTCCAGGAATCCCAGTCCAAGATGcagataaaaagaaaacagtgaagATACAGTGCAGTTTACACTCAAAATGGTGTTCATAAAATGGTGTTTGTAGTTTCATTTAGACATGTACAGACTTAACTAATCTGTCACATCGGGTTAACTCCCTGCGGACACAGAGAGGGATCAGCCCCACTGTGGATTTCTCATGTTTGGGGAAAGCCTCCCTAGCTAGGGCACATAGGCAACCCACACTAATGCTAGATGGCTGTTTAATTCCAGCCAGCCACTAAACAGTGTGCAATGATGCCCCACGTCAGGTCACCTGGGACAGAATGAACTCTGGGCTCTTGATTTGAAAGCATGAGCTAAAGGGAGCCAGGGTTGAGTTGTGGAATTGGGAGATCCTAGGGGCTATACAAGGACATATGCATGTGGGCCTTGGTTCATTGTGTTAAGTGGAACAGTCGGGTTGGGGAGGGAGAACAGGATTGTTTAAGGAGCAGCTGACACTCCATGCAAAGCTCTGACCACAGACTGAGACAATCGTGTCTTGGTTGGTTGGATTCTGTCTTCATCCTCTCtaattgggggattggtcctgctttgagcagggggttggactagatgacctcctgaggtcccttccaaccctgatagtctatgattctatgacttctgcacagctggggccatgtgcGTGGGGGCAGGATACTTCTCTCTGTGCCTGCTGCTCCGGCATGATCCTTAGCCTGGGACACAATCATCAGTCCCTAGCAGTCATTACGGTGCCCCACACAGGAGTCTGGGCAGGGAATAGGCGGCAGTGACAGGTGGAACACAGCAGTGGGGATGGGTCCAAACGGCAGCAATCAGGTCTGAATtcccccgggggtgggggtgggggtgggaggctggtTTGGTTCATGCCCATCTCTGCTCTTAAGGGATAAAGATCCTGTTTTCCCAACCCTGAGACTTGAATGGCAGAGAACGATACCAGCTATaagccctccccagctgggcatcACAGCTCAGAGAGGTCTGACAATCCCCAAACAGTGGGTAGGGTGTGGGGCTCTGGGTGGAGATCTATAGCTTTGTGGGCTCCGGTGGGTCCAGGCTGCTGTCAGGAGCTTGTGTGTGTCGAATCATGGTGGCTGTGGGCAGCACAATGGGCAGGGCGTTGGTGCCCCGCTCGTGCCAGCACATGTCTAGGATGGGGTAGAGCTTGCCCTGGAACTCCGCCCGGAAGGTGTAAATGGGGATGAGCTCATCGGGGCTGTCGGCATTGTAGAAAGTCAGCTCACCCTTCTCATAGTGCAGGTAGATGCCGATGCGCTGGGGCCGGGCCGTAAGCGGCAGCGTGGTGCGGGGGTTGTTGAAGGCCTCGTAGACCTTTCCTTCCTTCAGGCCAATGAGCCACACGCCATGCTCGGGAGACTTGTTCAGCTTGCCCTTGCGGCTAGCTGTGCCCTTGATGATGCCCAGGCGCCAGTGGCTCTTGGTGCCTACGATCACCTCCCAGTAGTGCTTGCCCCAGGAGAAGCCCTTGTTGGTGAGGATGCAGTTGCTGGAGTCAAAGCGCTCAGGATTGCTGCCCCGGCGCTGGTAGAGCAGCCTGCTCTGCACCacagtgttgtccttggtcagctCCAGCAGAGGATGTCCTGTCACCGGGTCCAGCTTCAGTGTCTCTGGGGCTAAGGAAACACATGGCAAGCAGAGGAACCTCAGGGCGGGAGACCCAAGCGGCTAGGCCCAAGTGAACCCTGAGCAGCTTTGTGGGTTGGACCAGGACGAGGAGAGCCCTGAGCAGAGAGGCAGGCCTGGCCAGGTGCAAGGAACCCTGGGAGAGCCCCGAGTAGCCTAATGGGCCGGATCCAGTAGAGCTTGTCCACAGGCAGCACCCCTATCTGAGTCTTGCATAGCCAGGAGAGTGACCCATGTAAAGCTTCACCTGGCACATGCCTGAGCAGCCCTGCATGGGTCGGACAGCGTGGTGCATGCCAGAGGGAGCATATGCACTTGGCCACAGGTACACGCGTACTCTGAGCACACTGCAGGGGACTTACTGTGTGTGGTGCAGTACCTGGCAGGACTCTGCGGAGCAGACGTTTCCATACTGTCATCTTGATGTCATCTTGGTGGAAACCTGGCTTAAAGGAGATGGCGCTGAAGGTCCCTTcagctgggtgctgggggagaaaCTCTGACCTGGAGGGAAAGACACTCCCATGCAGTGGGGTTTAGTGAGAACATTTAAGGGCCCTGCTTCCCGCCCCATTGCCCACATCTGGCAGAACTCAGAGTCTCCCTGGCTGCTCTAGCCTCCATCTGTGAGCTGAAGGCCGggcagtgggtgctcagcagcccccagggcatgGGCACTAAGCTGTGCCAGATGGAGGGGGGCATGGGCACTACGTCACTCCCCTCCGGGAAAGTGTAAACCATGGGAGCAGAAAGCCTGGTGCCTCGCTGCCAGGCTGCTCCCAGCAGCACTGGCATGGAGAAGGAGTGCAAACCGCAGCTGGCATGGGCACAGCCCTTGCTCACCACTAGAGTTGGGGCCAAGCCCTCAGTGCCTCCTGCTACTCCCATGAAAGGGCCATCGCAGTCACCACTCCTAGGAAACATTTCCCCTTCCTGGGTTCTAGCCATCCTGGCTGCCCCATGGCTCGAAGGAGGGTCTCAAGGGTGGAGGGTAAGTGCTCACCTGGAGGGGAATGAGCCGTAGTTCTGtaaaacacaacacacacacaaaggcagaGTTAGCGCTGACAGCCTCAGCCCCATGGCCGGGGAACGCTGCAGAGGATTCCTGGCCAGCACTCTCACCGACTCTCCATCTGACCCTGGCACCAGCAAATGGCGCCTCTCACTGCCACCTCCGCTTCCCGCCCGTGCAGGGAAGGTCAATGGAAGCTgcacagactgggggcagggggtctccgGCAGCCAGGATGGGGCTGAGGGACACAGGGATGGGAGGAATCAACTGCCAAATGGAAAGAGGCTGGAGAGGGTGCGATAGAACCATAGTTGTCTAGGCTCCTCCGCCATAGACAGGCATGGCACGGTGCCTGTCTCTTGGCTCTCCCAAGGAGGCTGTGTGGAGGTACCTggctctcccctctcctgggggGAGATCTGGCTTTCTACTTCCCAGGGAGGAAGCATGGAGATATCTGTCTGTCTGCTCTCCCCGCAGGGTGCATGGGGTGCATCTGGCTGTTTCCCAGGTTGCATTGTGGGGTATAGGGCAGTCTCCTCTCCAGAGTTTCCATGGTCATTCCCCTGGCAGACAGACTCACCCGGATGAAATCCAGCTGACTTTCATTATTGAGTTTCTCCAGCGAGCTCTCCATCTCCTGCAGCTTGTGCAGGGTGTCTGACGTCTGCGTGACCTGGGACTCAATGGAGGCAATGAGGTGGCCAGCCTTCCTCTCAATGCTCTCCAGGAAGCTGGCCTTCTCCTCGTCAATGTATCGGTGCAACTCCTGGAACTCCTTCCGGATCACCCACTTGAAGACGTCTGACTCATTCTGCAGGGGGACAGTATGTTCTAGGAGCAGAGGAAAATACCCGGGACAAGACGTGGGGTGGCCCTGCCCGCTCCCTGCTCAGCACAACTCAGTCATTCCACCAGCTTACAGCGTGTTATGCCCGATGCAGACCATAGGCCAACTGTAGACCACCTGCCTTCTACAGCAGGGCACACACCCTCCAGAATATCTTAGTGGTTAGATCTCTCACCCGCATGTGGGAGATCCAGGCGAgtggctattggctattctggggtcaGTGGATCTCTCTTTCTTTGtgacattttttagaaggtcctTGCCTTGGTTTTGTCCCAAAACAGAATGAAACCAAATGCAGAAACCTCCacttattttttcacaaaatggagCTCTTGTTTTGTGGCCACTGCTTCTGCTTAAGACATGGAAATCACCCGAAGCTGACTTCCCCTGGCAGGGCAAACATGCCCTGAAGCTATCAGTATTGATCTTGTTGGAGAGCTAGCTCTGGCCAGGATATTTTACGTTGGTTATCTCACTTTCAAGGACACTGGGTCAAACCAGCTCTGAACAACGAATTGCCCAGCCTGTCTGTACGCCTGCCAGGAAGTTCAGTGCCACAAGAGATGGCTCCCTCACCCCTTCGAAAAGCAGGGCTATTTTTAGTCCACACTTTGTGAAGA
Proteins encoded in this region:
- the TRIM50 gene encoding E3 ubiquitin-protein ligase TRIM50 encodes the protein MARKMSVCELEDQLLCPICLEVLKEPLMLQCGHSFCKSCVGSLMCNLDQQLLCPVCRQAVDCSTLLPNVTLACVIEALRTMGDSDPNQESCPVHHNPLSLFCEQDQEVICGLCGIIGAHRQHKIMPVSTVYSRMKEELSVLITEVQQHKRKLDEHISKLVNNKTRIANESDVFKWVIRKEFQELHRYIDEEKASFLESIERKAGHLIASIESQVTQTSDTLHKLQEMESSLEKLNNESQLDFIRNYGSFPSRSEFLPQHPAEGTFSAISFKPGFHQDDIKMTVWKRLLRRVLPAPETLKLDPVTGHPLLELTKDNTVVQSRLLYQRRGSNPERFDSSNCILTNKGFSWGKHYWEVIVGTKSHWRLGIIKGTASRKGKLNKSPEHGVWLIGLKEGKVYEAFNNPRTTLPLTARPQRIGIYLHYEKGELTFYNADSPDELIPIYTFRAEFQGKLYPILDMCWHERGTNALPIVLPTATMIRHTQAPDSSLDPPEPTKL